The genomic window gaaatatgattattatatgcatgcatgtttacattgtttactccatttagactcttTTGACTTGATTTTAGCCATTCCACATTTCTTTACGGCTGGCATTACATGAACATAGTTTCAAACTCACTTTGCACTActgcactcaccgcattttctgcaggaaatgaaTTTTCTAGTTTGTTATACTGTGTCTCTACTGTGTCTCTACTGGGCTCCCCAGCTGTTTGGGATTCTGATGATCGTTGTGGGATTCTCATCGGGCTACGGCAACAAACACCTCATCTTGATACAGGTGAGCCATGACATCACTAATACAGGTGAGCCATGACATCACTAATACAGGTGAGCCATGTCATCAATAATACAGGTGAGCCATGACATCACTAATACAGGTGAGCCATGACATCACTAATACAGGTGAGCCATGACATCACTAATACAGGTGAGCCATGACATCACTAATACAGGTGAGCCATGTCATCACTAATACAGGTGAGCCATGACATCACTAATACAGGTGAGCCATGACATCACTAATACAAGCAAGCCATGACATCACTAATACAGTTGAGGACATGACAGTATAATGTGTACGATAGGTAGTACTAGTATAATGTGTACTGCAGGAAGTACTGGTATAATGTGTACTCCAGGTATTACCAATATAATGTGTTCTCCAGGTAGTGCTAGTATAATGTGTACTGCAGGAAGTACTGGTATAATGTGTACTCCAGGTAGTACTAGTATAATGTGTACTACAGACAGTACTAGTGTAATGTGTACTCCAGGTAGCACTACTATAATGTTTATTACTCCAGGTAGTACTATTATGATGTGTACTCTAGGAAGTACTAGTATAATGTGTACTACAGGTAGTACTAGTATAATGGGTACTACAGGTAGTACTAGTATAATGTGTACTCCAGGTAGTACTAGTACGTGTGTATTCCTCAGCTGGATGAGTACTCCAGTACCCAGAGCCTGCTGGTTCTTAGGGGTTTCGGACCGGTTACCGTGGTGATCGCCATCCTGGGACTCAGCGCCTCGGCGACACGGACCAGGACCCTACTACTGGTggtgggagagacacacacacacacacacacacacacacacacacacacacacacacacacacacacacacacacacacacacacacacacacacacacacacacgcacacatacacacacacacgagcacacccCTCACCGCCTCTCTCTTCCCAGTACTCTGCCCTGGTCTTCGTGGTGTTCCTGGCCCTCATGATCGTGTCAGCTCCTCTCATCCAGGTCCAGACCCAGGTGAAGACCTCTACTGTATCTACTGTCTATTGTCTCTACTGTATCTACCGTCTACTGTATCTACTGTCCCTACTGTCTACTGCCTCtactgtctctactgtctactGCCTCTACTGTCTTTACTGTATCTACTGTGTATCCATTATGACTAATGTgtagtctctctcctctcccctcccctcccccctctcctctcctctcctctcctctcctctcctctcctctactctactctactctactctcctctcctctcctctcctctcctctcctctcctctcctctcctctcctctcctctcccctcccctcccctcctctcctctcctctcccctcccctctcctcctctcctctcctctcctctcctcttctctacaCTCAGATCGAGCGGGGGATGGAGGAGTTGTTCTTGAACGTTACTCCTCTCTACAGAGCGGAGGCGGAGCTCCAGCGGCCGCTGGAGGAACTGCAGCTGACGGTACGTGTCCCTCAGtggacccccaggaccccctgTTTATTAACTGGGCCAAGGCCCGCCTATTTATCAGCTGGAGATTGTGATTGACATGCAAGAACGACCAATTGCAGACAAAGAAGGTTCCTTCACTCCCTGGTCAAGGGTCTGATCTTGtcctcactttctctttctctttctctttctctttctctctctttctctctctctctccaggactCCTGCTGTGGTCTGAAGAGGGCTTCTGATTGGAAGGATCAGATTCCTCCTTCCTGTTTCTGttcccccccttacccctcgTCTCCCCCCTACACCCACATGAGGTTTGTTTGTCTAActgcctgtctgtatgtctgtctgtcttattaATTACTCAACATGATTGTGACCAAAAAcaaaccctctcctctctcctcgtctcctcttctcctctcatctctccttctttcccatcctctcctctcctctcttcctctcctctcctcttttctcctctcctctccccctctcacctcctctcctctccttctcccctcctctcagctcctcctctcGTCCTCTAGGCAACAGTACAGTTCTGGCTCCTTGTGTGTCCGTCAGAAGGTCACAAGCCCCCGTGACCCCCCGTGACCCCGTGACCCCCCGTGACCCTGTGACCCCCCGTGACCCTGTGACCCCCCGTGACCCTGTGACCTCCCGCTACACTGTCACCTCTGCAACTTCAGAGGAGCTGTGGGTCCACTccaaggtaaacacacacacccacgcacatgcaaacacacacacatacgcatgcgcacagcacacacatgcacaccaacacatacacacacacgcacacaaactcgcacatacacacagacatttacacatAGATGTTTTCAGGTGAGTTGCTCTGAATGATTCAGCTGGtctagaatgatgatgatgatgatgaggaggaggaggaggaggaggaggaggaggaggaggaggatgatgataatgatgatgacgaGGGTGTGTTCCAGCCCTGCGGTCCGATCCTGAAGAGTCACCTGACCTTCCTCATCAGAGTCAGCATAGGAGTCATATCTGCCTTCACCACTGTTCTGGtaggctctcacacacacacacacacacacagacacacacacacagacacacacacacagacacacacacacacacacacacacacacacacacacacacacacacacacacacacacacacacacacacacacacacacacagatatatacacacagaaatatacGAAAGCATGAAAAAtgtccaactgtgtgtgtgtgtgtctgtgtttgtgtgtgtctgtttgagtgtctggaacatgtgtgtgtgtatgtttgagagtgtgtgtctgtgtgtgtgtgtgtgtgtgtgtgtgtgtgtgtgtggtcagatgGCTGCTATGCTCCTGTCTCTAGCTCTGGCTCTGGAGAGGTTCTGGACCCACTGGAAAACACCGGTGGTGGAGACCACTGTGGACGACTTCAACAGAGTCAAGTACCAgcctcaaccctccctcacctgacccttgacccctgacctctcagcctcaaccctccctcacctgacccttgacccctgacctcacagcctcaaccctccctcacctgaccactgacccctgacctctcagcctcaaccctccctcaaatgacccctgacctctcagcctcaaccctccctcactcgacccctgacccttgaactctcagcctcactcctccctcccctgacccctgaccttcaccATGTTAAACACTACTTCCTGGTTCTCTGGTGTGTTTCCTGCTGCTGTTTTGCGGTCGACAGGAATCAAagctctgtgtttgtctctgatTTGGGGCCTGTTAGCAATAAAATAACCCTCGAGAAACCACCGTGTGACACACTGTCTTTCATTTAAGTGCGATGCTGAAACCAGTGAGATGTTCCTCTGAATATACCAACAAGCTCCTCTTCTGTTGTTGGGGGTTCAGAAGGACCACCATGACAGACCTTCCTCAGTGGTCCTGAGCtgcccagcagggggtgctgtgATCCACAGTCCGGGTCCTGATAAACCAGGCTGGAGCTCCAGGTTCGAGATGTTTATTTAGAGTTCAGGAGGAGCCAGAGGTTCGGTTCGGTCTCATTTGTTTAGATGAAGAAGTATGTTTACTTGGTTGTTTGTTGTCCGGAATGAGTGGACCCTTCTTGCATGGCTCACGGCCTCTTTGCTCCTTGGATGTTAGTATTTTACGTCAACAAACAACCTAACATGTATACATCGAATTGGCAGTACTATGCTTGCAGTTAATCAGTAAGGTCTGTCCACCGGCCAACGCCTTTAGTAGGCTACTGAAGCATTGATGGGTCAGACCCTCCAGAACCAACATCATGCTGAGCAAATCGCTGAAATCTGCGGTTCTGAAACTAAACATCCCAGCAGTTCAGGGAACATTCTGGTTTAGGTTGGAAGATATCCTACTGAACTTCCACCTTATTCCGCCACGCCCCTTTTTACATGTGTTTGTCTTCCGCTTTGTGTTGAAACTTCCGGTCGGCTAGCTACAGCGAGATAGCTACATTGAAATACCCGCCTAATTAAGATGGAGAGGCTAACCAGGGTAGAGACAAAAAAACACGTGTAAAGTTCGGATGGAGGGATTGCACTTACTTAGTCACCCGAGGTCAATGAACTCCACCGAGTGGGTGGATGACATGCAGCGGTGGCCTCAGGTGTCATATGgggatattttttattatttagtgCTGTCGGTGGGCGTCGATGGGTCGGCCATGAAAACTTTCAAGAGCACCGAGGCGTATCAATGTTTACATAGTGGAAAGGTCGGTCGCGTTTTGCATTCCAAGAACGAGAAGGAGGAATATCTCTTTTTGAAAGCTGCAGTCAACCCCAGTCAGTCCAGCACACCAAGACTAAGAGCATTCTATTTCAGAGACATGCTTCCTTTTGTTTCAGACGAGTATAATGAAGGTCGCCTGTTGCTCTGTGAGCGTTATATGCAGTTATGCAAATGATTACTTTATACTACTTAACTACTATTTGTACATATTATTGGCTATTGCTTTTAATGTAATTCGTTTTTAGTATTATGTCAAAGCATTAACTCAATAATTAAAGGCTTTAGCAAACGTCTCGTGTCAAGTTTATCTTATTGATCCTCTCTGACAAAGACATCACGTTTGTGTATAAAATACAGATATAAGTTAAAGTTTGGTATAGATTTGTAAAAATGAACGATAGAAACAATAGAAACACTTTAACCATGTAAccaagttttataaaaatgtatgttgatacaatttataaaaatgtatgggtccctgaaagtgagGCGACATAGTTTAGTGCTCCCGGAATAGCGGTCTGTTTCTCATAGTATTAGTGTTGTACTTGATTTTCTTGCATcacaagttttataaaaatgaatGTTGATACAATATTTCGATTTCCATAAAACAATATTTGTTTGGAAGTTCGCATTTACTTTGTCTtcacattttttgtattttccatTTTTATCATGTATAGTTTACTTTGGAaaaccaatgtgtttcagtaactgtgtaaaaaaaaaatagagggGAAAATATGGTCACCTTTGAGCAAGAATTACCCAAAGGAAATTGAATAAACCTCAAATTGTTATTACAGAGTTCACATAATTTGATTATTCCATCATtcaaacagttttttttcctttcatcacttGAGTGGTTCAGAACTTTATTATGTAGCTGACATgcaacagcatagtaactaaataaataaaagtcacAGAATCCTGGACAGGACATAAGAAAAATCatggataatataataataataataataataatactaataataataatacatttaaaacagTGTTGTCTATAGccaagttttataaaaatgtatgttgatacaatttataaaaatgtatgggtccctgaaagtgagGCGACATAGTTTAGTGCTCCCGGAATAGCGGTCTGTTTCTCATAGTATTAGTGTTGTACATAATTTGATTATTCCATCATtcaaacagttttttttcctttcatcacttGAGTGGTTCAGAACTTTATTATGTAGCTGACATgcaacagcatagtaactaaataaataaaagtcacAGAATCCTGGACAGGACATAAGAAAAATCatggataatataataataataataataataataataataataatactaataataataatacatttaaaacagTGTTGTCTATAGCTTAGATAAAAAGGTTaagttatatttatttattctttaagAGCTAGAGTCTAGCCAAAATGTGTTTAATCCATTCCTCTGGGATGAAATACTCATTGGTATTATGAGTTTAACTGAGGTTGAACTGTTACAAAAGGTCTATGATTTTCTGACAATAAActgttaaaaaatatacaatgtgttggattgatagataaatattaaatagatatACCCCCACCAGAATAAATTTAGGATCTCCACCAGGTCACCCTATAATGCAGCAGAATGCAGGAAATCACATCTACGatattcaacccccccccccccccacacacacacacacacacacacacacacacacacacacacacacacacacacacacacacctttatatacttcatataccccTGTGGCTTCAAAAGTCAGAACCGAGAATCGCCCCTGGCTACTACCTATTATCTAATATTCaatcagattcatagcctacatcctgacttgcagggcctggaccggcttacactgcatatacagacctactttatggccattccaccagccattgctatttgactcattgttgttattctgaaaTAGAGACatatcatgatcactgtcctatagcatccattttttgtgagtctcaatgtccaCTTCAACTGCAGTTAGAAATATaagacagttgcttcattttcaaagactaaattaatatgtaacttacttgctccttttaagtataacattgctggGGGAGCctaattcctccactgaaatgggATCTTGAAATCTCAAAGCACACTCAATtgaaatggttgctggcagttaAGTATGGTCTATCGCACAATTGATCCATAGTTGgtagatatattcaagtgaatatttcacggaggggcggcgccctagtgccctctattgacccaccaCACTATCTAGGAGTATAATATGATGGACTTCTGCCAGAAGATGTGAAACCACATGTCAAACATGACCGAAGCTGAAATGTCTAGCGTCTTTCTCTTCTGAATGCTCTGTTCCAACGCTCCTCTAGAGTTTGAAGTTTACTcatgtctgtttctctgtggccAGGTATCTGTCCACTTTTTTCTTGTCCAGATAATTGTGTTTGAAGGCCCGACAACTGACAACCTGTGATGGCCTGAATATGTGTGGCGCACTGGCGCCCTCTGGTAGTCACAGATCATCAGGACCTCAGGGTGCCATTTGGCACCCTGAGATAGTCATAAGTTTGGtcaatagaaaaataataataagcataAATATATGAAACACTGAATAACTAATTAATGGAGCGAATGCTTATGTGGCGACACGAGGAGGCTTTACTAATTTATATCAGAGTACCTTCTATTTGTtaccgacaacgccaccttgGGTTAGGGCCCAAGGACCTGTACACTATTATTGTGATTATGTGATTATGATTGTCACCTCTGACAATAAGACACTCAGGTTCGTTCAatcagggagggcgggagacagAGTTCAAGAATAACATAAAACACTTTATTATAATGAACACGGTTCGgcacaaaaagataaaaaagagAAGTAAGCCCAACTGGGGAAGGAAGTGGGTACAAGCTGAGGCTTACCAGCTGGAGCAGTGGTCGACAGGGGAAAGTGATATCCAACAAAAGAAATGAgagcaccccacacacacagcaaaaacgTGAagtacacacaaataaaatcttaaacgaagcacacgcacacaagggatcaccaccaccacccaggagaaccaccgccaccaccgtcgGCCTTCAGCTCTACGAGAAAGAGGCACAGTTAGGAGGGCTCACAACTGACACAAACAATATCACATAACAAACCAACGGATgaaaaatcaatcaataaactAAATAGTATTAATTTGCAGTAACCAAAAATCAATCAAAATTAAAGAAAACGAGAAAATTAAAGAGTCTCTGACCAGAGATATCAACTCAACAAGTAACCATAACATatgttttaaacaaaaataaacaactgtATACACCGCACCATTGCCGTGGGGAGCTTTAATCACCCGATGCACCACAGGGTTCCACCTGTCCTAGATCTTATGACGGCCCTTCCAGCCAAACTCCTTTAGACGAACTGCCTGACCAACCACAAGCGGCTCTGACCGGACAGACTGATCATGATTTTCCTTCCGACGTTGGGCGGCCTCCCTCAGCCTGTCCCGGACGCCTTCAAAAGCCAAGTGTAGCAGTCATTTACCGTCCCCCCAACAGGATCCTGCACCCTTCCCAACAAGAAATCAACAGGGAGCCTTGCCTCAGGAAAAACGGGGATTCCCCAGTGGATTGATGCGGTGTGGTGTTATAAGCATGCAATATCTGGGGTAGACAAGAGTGCAATTCGCGCTTtcgagagagaggtaaagtgcGCAGCAAATCATGAAGAGTGCGATTGAAACGTTCACACTGACCGTTACCTGCAGGATGGTACGGTGTGGTGCGAGATTTTTCAATGTTGTATAGACCACACAGCTGCTGAATGAGTACACTTTCGAAATTTCGACCCTGATCAGAATGAATGCGTGCTGGAAGACCAAACTTTGAAAACCACTCCGTGACGAGCACCTGTGCCACTGTAGAGGCGCGCTGGTCACGAGTGGGAATGGCAAGAGTGTATTTACTGAAAACATCCGTCAAGACAAGGACGTTCTCCAGCCCATTATGGGTTGGTTCAAGCAGGGTGAAATCCATCGCAAGGATTTCGTCAGGCTCTGAAGCAAGCAGATGTCCCATGAAGCTACGACCTGGTGGCCCGGAGTCTTTAGCCACTTGGTACCGCTCACAAGTTTGACACCAGCGCCTCACATCAGACGACATCCCCGACCAATAGCAACGCTGCCTGAGCAATTCCAGAGTCCTGCCCACCCCCTGGTGACCGTGATTTTGCTGGACCTCCGTGAGGACTTTATCCTTTAGAGCAGCTGGCAACAGCACCTGGAAAACCACTTCTCCCCCATCGGAGCGAAAGGCTCGCCGGTACAATACTCCGGCCGATTACTTCAATCGCTCCCACTGCTTTAGGAGCACCGAAGCTGATGGGGACAACTGCTTGCGTTCCTCATGATTCGGGTATCGTTTCTACTGCCAAAGCACAAGGACTTCCTGGGTCACAGGGTCAGCTCGCTGAAGTTCTCCAATGTCTGCGGGCAGATGCTGAGGCAAAGCCTGGATAGCAGCCTGACAGGCTGCAGGCCCTCGGACCTGGAGAGCTTGTTTCAAGGGCTGTGGAAGCTGCATACCAGGGATGATCATTTCAAGATCTACGGTTCTGGGTAGATACAAGCGAGACAGAGCGTCCGCATTTATGTTACTCTTGCCAGAGCGGTAACGAATCTCAAAATTGAACAACGTGAGTTGGGCTACCCAACGCTGCTCCAGGGATCCAAGTTTAGCCGATAACAAGTGGCTAAGCGGATTATTGTCTGTGAACACAATGCATTTGTGGCCAATAAGTACTCACAGAATTTGTCCGCCATAGCCCATTATTTTAGCGCCAGAAACTCAAGCTTCATGGAGCTATAATTGACTGGGTTCCGTTCGGTTGGCCTCAGGCTTCGGCTGGCATATGCTATAGGTTGGACCTTTCCTCCATGCTCTTGCGAGAGCACTGCGCCCAGGCCTCCATGACTTGCGTTGACTTCCAAGAAGAATGGGAGGGAAAAGTCAGCGTATGCCAGCACGGGTGCAGTGGTAAGCTTAGATTTTAAAGCTTCAAAGCCCCGCTGATGTTCTCCCGTCCACCTTTCTAAAACTTGCTGTTCAGACCGTCTGGACTTGGACGCCACAAGTTCAGCAACCAGGCGATGTAAAGGTGCAGCCAACTTGGCAAAGCCCTCCACGAAGCGCCGATTATAGCTAGCGAACCCAAGAAAGGACCGCAGCTCCAAGATGGTGGTTGGAGGCTGCCAGCTGGCTCCCACTTCAACCTTGCCTGGATCGGTGGAAACACCTTCGGCCAAAATGATATGGCCCAAGTAACGCACCTCGTGTTGGAAGAAGGAGCACTTTGACAACTTTGCCTTCAGACCTTCATATTGCAACCGCTGCAGCACCACTTCCAATCTCTCAAGATGTTGCTgaaaggtggaggagaagaccaCCATATCGCCCAGTTACAAAAGCAACGACTGACATTGCAGATCTCCGAAAACCCGTTGCATGAGTCGCTGGAACGTGCTGGGTGCATTACACAACCCGAAAGGCATGCGATTCCATTCGAAGAGTCTGAAAGGAGTACAAAATGCGGTCTTGGGTCGGTCGGCCTCTGCCACCGGAACCTGGTTACACCCGCTGGCTAAATCCATGGTGGAAAACCAGCGGGCTCCGGTGAGTGCATCCAGCGATTCCTCAATCCGAGGGAGAGGGAACGCGTCTTTTCGAGTTCTGCTGTTAAGCTGCCGGTAGTTTAAGCACAAGCGCAGActcccatctttttttttaaccagcACGATCGGTGAAGCAAACGGACTGCAGCTCTCTCGGATAACCTGTGCATCAAGCAGCTGGCTGATGTGTTCTTTGACCACTTCATATTCTGATGGAGGAATACGCCGGTAGCGCTGACGAATGGGAGTGTCGTCAAGAAGCGTGATTTCATGC from Gadus macrocephalus chromosome 4, ASM3116895v1 includes these protein-coding regions:
- the LOC132455669 gene encoding CD151 antigen-like isoform X2; its protein translation is MANCRTYMRGLVISFNLLLLLFGILMIVVGFSSGYGNKHLILIQLDEYSSTQSLLVLRGFGPVTVVIAILGLSASATRTRTLLLVYSALVFVVFLALMIVSAPLIQVQTQIERGMEELFLNVTPLYRAEAELQRPLEELQLTDSCCGLKRASDWKDQIPPSCFCSPPYPSSPPYTHMSSSSRPLGNSTVLAPCVSVRRSQAPVTPRDPVTPRDPVTPRDPVTPRDPVTSRYTVTSATSEELWVHSKMAAMLLSLALALERFWTHWKTPVVETTVDDFNRVKYQPQPSLT
- the LOC132455669 gene encoding CD151 antigen-like isoform X1, translating into MANCRTYMRGLVISFNLLLLLFGILMIVVGFSSGYGNKHLILIQLDEYSSTQSLLVLRGFGPVTVVIAILGLSASATRTRTLLLVYSALVFVVFLALMIVSAPLIQVQTQIERGMEELFLNVTPLYRAEAELQRPLEELQLTDSCCGLKRASDWKDQIPPSCFCSPPYPSSPPYTHMSSSSRPLGNSTVLAPCVSVRRSQAPVTPRDPVTPRDPVTPRDPVTPRDPVTSRYTVTSATSEELWVHSKPCGPILKSHLTFLIRVSIGVISAFTTVLMAAMLLSLALALERFWTHWKTPVVETTVDDFNRVKYQPQPSLT